A genome region from Natranaeroarchaeum sulfidigenes includes the following:
- a CDS encoding GNAT family N-acetyltransferase, whose product MSGLRCRPFDQRDAKAVQRVDELALAETETDPDDIPGSGDLADVAASYLDRGGEFLVGVLPEPLEVEDSAAITTHDGSVVAIGGYLPGEAGYEDERTVPGAAELHRMRVHPAVQGQGYGRDLLAALESRITAADFDPILATTARRQRKAIAFYPSAGYEQVDESTLGEYELVHFEKRLD is encoded by the coding sequence ATGAGCGGTCTCCGGTGCCGACCGTTCGATCAACGGGACGCGAAAGCGGTCCAGCGTGTCGACGAGCTAGCACTGGCCGAGACCGAAACGGACCCCGACGACATCCCCGGCAGTGGCGACCTCGCGGACGTCGCGGCGTCGTATCTGGACCGAGGTGGCGAGTTCCTCGTCGGCGTCCTCCCGGAGCCACTTGAGGTCGAGGACTCGGCGGCCATCACGACCCACGACGGCTCCGTCGTCGCGATCGGCGGCTACCTGCCAGGCGAGGCGGGGTACGAGGACGAACGGACGGTTCCCGGCGCTGCGGAACTCCACCGAATGCGCGTCCATCCCGCTGTGCAGGGACAGGGCTACGGTCGCGATCTCCTCGCAGCGCTCGAATCGCGGATCACGGCGGCGGACTTCGATCCGATCCTGGCGACGACGGCACGCCGCCAGCGCAAGGCAATCGCGTTCTATCCGAGTGCGGGATACGAGCAGGTCGACGAGTCGACGCTGGGCGAGTACGAACTCGTCCACTTCGAAAAACGGCTCGATTAG
- the rio1 gene encoding serine/threonine-protein kinase Rio1 gives MTGEYGLLEPDESDAPGDEFEQIDVSDTEADRIARKRDREFSQFRKRIKDSDRFKVDDGAFDDATFAALYKLVQDGYVDAIGGPLSTGKEANVYNALAGERSLDLLREGEEEVAMKVYRTRATNFQDMREYLVGDPRFEELGDKKKIVMAWTRKELSNLERARKAGVRVPQPLAVERNVLIMEYIGTEDGRAKRLTEVSIENPETAFEVVREYIRRLYAAGLVHGDLSEYNVLFYDGELVVIDVGQAVTVHHPNAEEFLERDCENVASFFRRQGMDVSGDELLAWVQEHAEP, from the coding sequence ATGACAGGCGAGTACGGCCTGCTCGAACCCGACGAGTCCGACGCGCCCGGCGACGAGTTCGAGCAGATCGACGTCAGCGACACGGAAGCCGACCGGATCGCCCGCAAGCGGGATCGGGAGTTCAGCCAGTTCCGCAAGCGGATCAAGGACTCCGACCGGTTCAAGGTCGACGACGGGGCCTTCGACGACGCCACCTTCGCGGCGCTGTACAAGCTAGTCCAGGACGGCTACGTCGACGCGATCGGCGGGCCGCTCTCGACCGGCAAGGAGGCAAACGTCTACAATGCACTTGCCGGTGAGCGATCGCTCGACCTGCTCCGGGAGGGCGAAGAGGAGGTCGCGATGAAGGTGTATCGCACCCGCGCGACCAACTTCCAGGACATGCGCGAGTATCTGGTCGGCGATCCGCGCTTCGAGGAGCTCGGCGATAAAAAGAAGATCGTGATGGCCTGGACGCGCAAGGAGCTCTCGAACCTCGAACGCGCCCGCAAGGCGGGCGTTCGCGTTCCTCAACCGCTCGCGGTCGAGCGAAACGTCCTGATCATGGAGTATATCGGGACCGAGGACGGCCGGGCCAAACGACTCACCGAGGTCTCCATCGAGAACCCCGAGACGGCCTTCGAGGTCGTCCGGGAGTACATCCGACGGCTGTACGCGGCCGGGTTGGTCCACGGCGACCTCAGCGAGTACAACGTGCTCTTTTACGACGGCGAGCTGGTCGTCATCGACGTCGGGCAGGCGGTGACGGTCCACCACCCGAACGCCGAGGAGTTCCTCGAACGCGACTGCGAGAACGTCGCATCCTTCTTCCGCCGACAGGGGATGGACGTGAGCGGCGACGAACTGCTGGCGTGGGTCCAGGAGCACGCCGAGCCATGA
- the eif1A gene encoding translation initiation factor eIF-1A — protein sequence MSDDNGRNDLRMPDDDEVFAEVTDMLGANRVKVRCADGEERTARIPGKMQKRIWIREDDIVLVEPWDWQDEKADITWRYEKQEADQLRDEGHIH from the coding sequence ATGAGCGACGACAACGGACGAAACGACCTCCGGATGCCCGACGACGACGAGGTCTTTGCCGAAGTCACGGATATGCTCGGCGCGAATCGCGTAAAGGTACGCTGTGCGGACGGCGAGGAACGGACCGCCCGGATCCCCGGCAAGATGCAAAAACGCATCTGGATCCGCGAGGACGACATCGTGCTCGTCGAGCCGTGGGACTGGCAGGACGAGAAGGCCGACATTACGTGGCGCTACGAGAAACAGGAAGCCGACCAGCTCCGGGACGAAGGCCACATCCACTGA
- the trpB gene encoding tryptophan synthase subunit beta: MSSDGKFGEFGGRHVPEPLEAPLQGLADAFDRFVDDEEFQSELAYYLKHFAGRPTPVFYAETLSERYDAEIYFKHEDLLHGGAHKLNNTLGQALLAKRAGKERLIAETGAGQHGTATAMVGALLDIDTTVYMGRKDIQRQEMNAFRMRLMGAEVEEVTRGNEGLAEAVDAALEDLVENYENTHYLVGSAVGPDPFPRMVREFQSVIGEEAREQIQQLHGDLPDACVACVGGGSNAIGLWHAFKDDDVAFYGAEPGGLDDTHHSAPLSKTRKDDPEIFQGMKTKVIDEDTENHSVSAGLDYPAVGPEHAALQALGRAEYHAVSDEEALAAFRELSESEGIIPALEPSHAIALAIKLAEEDRHDTILVNLCGRGDKDMQTAAEKFDLS, encoded by the coding sequence ATGTCATCCGATGGCAAGTTCGGTGAGTTCGGTGGCCGACACGTTCCGGAACCGCTCGAAGCGCCCCTGCAGGGGCTGGCAGACGCCTTCGATCGGTTCGTCGACGATGAGGAGTTCCAGTCCGAGCTCGCCTACTATCTGAAACACTTCGCAGGGCGTCCCACGCCGGTCTTCTACGCCGAGACCCTGAGCGAGCGCTACGACGCGGAGATCTACTTCAAACACGAGGACCTGCTCCACGGCGGCGCCCACAAGCTCAACAACACGCTCGGACAGGCGCTGCTCGCAAAGCGTGCGGGCAAAGAGCGGTTGATCGCCGAGACCGGCGCGGGCCAGCACGGCACCGCGACGGCGATGGTTGGTGCACTGCTGGATATCGACACCACGGTCTACATGGGCCGTAAGGACATCCAGCGCCAGGAGATGAACGCCTTCCGGATGCGCCTGATGGGCGCGGAGGTCGAGGAGGTCACCCGCGGCAACGAGGGACTCGCCGAGGCGGTCGACGCGGCGCTCGAAGACCTGGTCGAGAATTACGAGAACACCCACTATCTCGTCGGCAGCGCGGTCGGCCCCGACCCCTTCCCACGGATGGTCCGGGAGTTCCAGTCCGTCATCGGCGAGGAGGCCCGCGAGCAGATCCAGCAACTGCACGGCGACCTGCCTGACGCCTGCGTCGCCTGCGTCGGCGGCGGCTCGAACGCCATCGGTCTCTGGCACGCGTTCAAAGACGACGACGTGGCCTTTTACGGCGCAGAGCCGGGCGGACTTGACGACACACACCACTCCGCGCCACTCTCGAAGACGAGAAAGGACGACCCGGAGATCTTCCAGGGCATGAAGACGAAAGTGATCGACGAGGATACGGAAAACCATTCGGTCTCCGCCGGGCTGGACTACCCCGCGGTCGGTCCCGAGCACGCCGCTCTACAGGCGCTCGGACGAGCCGAGTACCACGCCGTCTCCGACGAGGAGGCACTCGCCGCGTTCCGGGAACTCAGCGAGTCAGAGGGGATCATTCCCGCGCTGGAGCCGAGCCACGCCATCGCGCTCGCGATCAAACTCGCCGAGGAGGACCGCCACGACACGATTCTGGTCAACCTCTGTGGCCGCGGTGACAAGGACATGCAGACCGCCGCCGAGAAGTTCGATCTGAGCTAA
- a CDS encoding DUF7470 family protein yields the protein MIQKLGAAGIVGLLALLGGIVLIASESLVIAGGLALVLAGLGLMVRSLIQSVLGSMGMGGMF from the coding sequence ATGATACAGAAACTCGGCGCAGCCGGAATCGTCGGTCTGCTGGCACTGCTCGGCGGAATCGTCCTGATCGCCTCTGAGAGTCTCGTTATCGCTGGCGGGCTGGCGCTCGTCCTCGCGGGGCTCGGGCTGATGGTGCGCTCGCTGATCCAGAGCGTGCTCGGCTCGATGGGGATGGGCGGGATGTTCTAA
- the samp2 gene encoding ubiquitin-like small modifier protein SAMP2 produces MQVTVEVKGEQTVELDVEDATYAELLERVDVSPHEASVLVDGRPVPEDQPVEAEHVTVLRLIKGG; encoded by the coding sequence ATGCAGGTCACCGTCGAGGTAAAGGGCGAGCAGACGGTCGAACTCGACGTCGAGGACGCGACCTACGCGGAGCTACTGGAGCGGGTCGACGTCAGCCCGCACGAGGCGTCCGTGCTGGTCGACGGCCGCCCAGTTCCGGAGGACCAGCCAGTCGAGGCCGAGCACGTCACCGTGTTGCGGCTGATCAAAGGGGGGTAG
- a CDS encoding ATP-dependent DNA helicase: MPETNGYMRFFPYEEAYENQREAMDRIYNGLSRGQDVLFEGACGTGKTLSALVPALEYAREADKTVVITTSVHQQMRQFVHEARQITKQEPIRAVVFRGKSSMCHIEVDYEECQVLRDNTYDLVDAERDRNQLERRQQELLEASQEGDERATEARSAVMDELDSLEEQVESLEEQNTCEYYYENLTADTDEFFGWLYEDVRTPDEIYEHAGEQGFCGYELLKEGIEGVDLVVCNYHHLLDPAIREQFFRWLGREPDDVITVFDEAHNVEGSAREHATKTLTENTLDAALDELKDSDDLRAEQADNVIRTFRDALVETYEDAFGFGGREGVDENWNDIAIANEEGRDDLTRAFLQSYTGRGIDEDVKSARKLGRELDEEYEEAYKSGESSTRQECQTLAAARFLESWMADGTELGKYPVVSVRRNEGTGEVYGRAELYTCIPREVTGELFEEVHATVLMSATLRPFDVFEDVLGLESPVTLAYGLQFPPENRRTYAVGTPPLFASDREDPEVQEAVADALADAAEFTPGNTLAFFPSYGEAERYHGHLQSSIQPENLYLDQAGTSAEELRQSFVDDDGGVLLTSLWGTLSEGVSFDGDDASTVAVVGVPYPHLDDRSEAVQEAYDVAFGGRTGVDDAGWRYAVEIPTIRKTRQALGRVLRSPEDVGVRILLDARYTAEKERDLGKYSVRDAFPAEEREEMLDVDPEKLKFAMLNFYTDHDAYDGAPPTP; the protein is encoded by the coding sequence GTGCCAGAGACCAACGGGTACATGCGCTTTTTTCCCTACGAGGAGGCCTACGAGAACCAGCGGGAGGCGATGGACCGCATCTACAATGGACTTTCCCGCGGACAGGATGTCCTCTTCGAGGGGGCCTGCGGGACGGGGAAGACGCTCTCGGCGCTCGTGCCCGCGCTGGAGTACGCCCGCGAGGCGGACAAGACGGTCGTCATCACGACCAGCGTCCACCAGCAGATGCGCCAGTTCGTCCACGAGGCCCGCCAGATCACGAAGCAGGAGCCGATCCGTGCGGTCGTCTTCCGGGGAAAATCCTCGATGTGTCATATCGAGGTCGACTACGAGGAGTGTCAGGTGCTCCGGGACAACACCTACGATCTGGTCGATGCCGAGCGCGACAGGAATCAACTAGAGCGCCGTCAACAGGAGCTCCTGGAGGCCAGCCAGGAGGGCGACGAGCGCGCCACGGAAGCCCGGAGCGCGGTGATGGACGAACTCGACTCGCTCGAAGAACAGGTCGAGAGCCTCGAAGAACAGAACACCTGCGAGTACTACTACGAGAACCTCACCGCCGATACGGACGAGTTTTTCGGCTGGCTCTACGAGGACGTCCGGACGCCCGACGAGATCTACGAGCACGCCGGCGAGCAGGGCTTCTGTGGCTACGAACTCCTCAAGGAGGGGATCGAGGGCGTCGATCTCGTGGTCTGTAACTACCACCACCTGCTCGACCCGGCCATCCGCGAACAGTTCTTCCGGTGGCTCGGTCGCGAGCCCGACGACGTCATCACCGTCTTCGACGAGGCCCACAACGTCGAGGGGTCGGCCCGCGAGCACGCGACGAAGACCCTGACCGAGAACACGCTCGACGCCGCGCTGGACGAACTGAAAGACAGCGACGACCTGCGCGCCGAGCAGGCCGACAACGTCATCCGGACCTTTCGGGACGCGCTCGTGGAGACGTACGAGGACGCCTTTGGCTTCGGCGGGCGCGAAGGGGTCGACGAGAACTGGAATGATATCGCCATCGCCAACGAGGAGGGGCGGGACGACCTCACTCGCGCTTTCCTGCAGAGCTACACCGGACGGGGGATCGACGAAGACGTCAAGTCGGCCCGAAAGCTCGGTCGGGAACTCGACGAGGAGTACGAAGAGGCATACAAGAGCGGCGAGTCGAGCACGCGCCAGGAGTGTCAGACGCTGGCCGCCGCACGGTTCCTGGAGTCGTGGATGGCCGACGGCACCGAACTCGGCAAGTACCCAGTCGTCTCCGTCCGCCGAAACGAGGGGACAGGTGAGGTCTACGGCCGCGCGGAGCTGTACACCTGCATCCCGAGAGAGGTGACCGGCGAGCTGTTCGAGGAAGTCCACGCTACTGTTCTGATGAGCGCAACCCTGCGCCCCTTCGACGTGTTCGAGGACGTGCTGGGACTGGAGAGTCCCGTCACGCTGGCCTACGGACTGCAGTTCCCGCCGGAGAACCGCCGCACCTACGCCGTCGGGACGCCGCCGCTGTTCGCCAGCGACCGCGAGGATCCCGAGGTACAGGAAGCCGTCGCCGACGCGCTGGCCGACGCCGCCGAGTTCACGCCCGGGAACACCCTCGCCTTTTTTCCGAGCTACGGCGAAGCCGAGCGGTATCACGGACACTTGCAGTCGAGTATTCAGCCGGAGAACCTCTACCTCGATCAGGCCGGAACGAGCGCCGAGGAGCTCCGCCAGTCCTTCGTCGACGACGACGGCGGCGTCCTGCTAACCTCGCTATGGGGGACCCTCTCGGAGGGAGTGAGCTTCGACGGTGACGACGCCAGCACCGTCGCCGTTGTCGGCGTCCCGTACCCGCATCTGGACGACCGTTCGGAGGCGGTCCAGGAAGCCTACGACGTCGCGTTCGGCGGTCGCACGGGCGTTGACGACGCCGGGTGGCGCTACGCCGTCGAAATTCCGACGATCCGGAAGACCAGACAGGCGCTCGGGCGCGTGCTCCGGTCGCCCGAAGACGTCGGAGTTCGAATCCTGCTCGATGCCCGCTACACCGCCGAGAAAGAGCGCGACCTCGGCAAGTACAGCGTCAGGGATGCGTTCCCCGCCGAGGAACGCGAGGAGATGCTCGACGTCGATCCCGAGAAACTCAAGTTCGCCATGCTCAATTTCTACACAGATCACGACGCCTACGATGGTGCGCCGCCGACGCCCTGA
- a CDS encoding replication factor C small subunit, whose protein sequence is MSDAEAESVGGREDVWTEKYRPHTLDDVVGHDNITDRLQSYIERDDLPHLLFAGPAGVGKTASAVAIVKELYGDNWEENFLELNASDERGIDVVREKIKNFASTDWSGRAGSKPSIIFLDEADALTSDAQSALRRTMEQFSNNTRFILSCNYSSKIIDPIQSRCAVFRYAPLGDDAVETQIRKIADEEGITLTQDGVDALIYAADGDMRKAINALQAAAVMGETVDEETVFKITATARPEEVQEMVQTAIDGDFVAARSQLRDLLIDKGIAGGDIIDQLHRSVWDLEIEEEAAVRLMDRVGEADYRITQGANEQVQLEAMLASLALEPGE, encoded by the coding sequence ATGAGCGATGCCGAAGCCGAGTCCGTGGGGGGCCGCGAGGACGTCTGGACGGAGAAGTACCGGCCACACACGCTCGACGACGTGGTCGGCCACGACAACATCACCGACCGGCTGCAAAGCTACATCGAGCGTGACGACCTGCCGCACCTGCTGTTTGCCGGGCCGGCTGGGGTTGGCAAGACCGCCAGCGCCGTCGCCATCGTCAAGGAGCTGTACGGCGACAACTGGGAGGAAAACTTCCTCGAGTTGAACGCCTCCGACGAGCGCGGGATCGACGTCGTCCGCGAGAAGATCAAGAACTTCGCCAGCACCGACTGGAGCGGCCGAGCGGGGTCGAAACCGAGCATCATCTTTCTGGACGAGGCCGACGCGCTGACCAGCGACGCCCAGTCCGCGCTCCGCCGGACGATGGAGCAGTTCTCGAACAACACCCGCTTTATCCTCTCGTGTAACTACTCCAGCAAGATCATCGACCCGATCCAGTCCCGATGTGCCGTCTTTCGCTACGCGCCGCTTGGCGACGACGCCGTCGAGACACAGATCCGGAAGATCGCCGATGAGGAGGGCATCACGCTCACGCAGGACGGCGTCGACGCACTGATATACGCCGCCGATGGCGACATGCGCAAGGCGATCAACGCCCTCCAGGCCGCCGCAGTGATGGGTGAGACCGTTGACGAAGAGACAGTTTTCAAGATCACCGCCACCGCCCGGCCCGAGGAGGTTCAGGAGATGGTCCAGACGGCCATCGACGGCGACTTCGTCGCCGCCCGCAGTCAGCTCCGCGATCTACTGATCGACAAGGGGATCGCCGGCGGCGACATCATCGACCAACTGCACCGCTCTGTCTGGGACCTGGAGATCGAAGAGGAAGCCGCCGTCCGGCTGATGGACCGCGTCGGCGAAGCCGACTACCGGATCACGCAGGGCGCAAACGAGCAGGTACAGCTAGAGGCAATGCTGGCCTCGCTCGCGCTGGAACCCGGGGAGTAG
- a CDS encoding helix-turn-helix transcriptional regulator, whose amino-acid sequence MNARQADYVALVVVGAVLLIGLALTWQSYQQWLALGEMGGHMGDGAAAMHGTHPLWYLLGTVVAVALVGGGYLAVRDQFVADDATGTTSAVMADDPVAADAGVDSAADTAGDGGTGDTVESSDADESDRPSRPLLDVLPEDERRILQPVIDSPGLTQIELRDRADFSKSKVSQTVSDLEQRGLLYREPQGRTYRVYPSDDLDEP is encoded by the coding sequence GTGAACGCAAGACAGGCAGATTACGTGGCGCTGGTAGTTGTTGGGGCCGTGCTCCTCATCGGGCTCGCGCTCACCTGGCAGTCCTACCAGCAGTGGCTCGCGCTGGGAGAGATGGGCGGGCATATGGGTGACGGGGCGGCGGCGATGCACGGCACGCACCCGCTATGGTACCTGCTCGGCACCGTCGTCGCCGTTGCCCTCGTGGGCGGTGGCTACCTCGCGGTCCGCGATCAGTTCGTCGCGGACGATGCTACTGGGACCACGAGTGCGGTGATGGCCGACGACCCAGTGGCGGCTGATGCTGGCGTCGATTCGGCTGCGGACACGGCAGGCGACGGTGGAACCGGTGATACTGTCGAGTCGAGTGATGCCGACGAGTCAGACCGTCCATCACGCCCCCTCCTCGACGTCCTGCCCGAAGACGAACGCCGCATTCTCCAGCCAGTGATCGACTCACCGGGACTGACCCAGATTGAACTTCGCGATCGTGCCGACTTCTCGAAGAGCAAGGTGAGCCAGACGGTGAGTGACCTGGAGCAACGCGGACTGCTCTACCGCGAACCGCAGGGGCGGACGTATCGCGTGTACCCGTCGGACGATCTCGACGAGCCATAG
- a CDS encoding DUF7537 family lipoprotein has protein sequence MHRRRLLLAGGGLAALAGCSGQSGDDGNGEEENGDEEIDPTYPAGFDENGVTDADEALSGHETAIADRSVEGQTTIELTIPAEDDGEDRIQQLSLMTQADGTGTEFSRIELTESIAETYRSGDGTVYTRIDDGENVQYEAEEIETPEAVSLGTFGPALAAADLALDDVSDDDPRRLTYSGSGVLDEDTTFGDVEDVETRIVVDEEGAIHSFGVSYTVPDGADVEASFEFTYDDVTVDEPDWLDEARGK, from the coding sequence ATGCATCGACGGCGTCTTCTACTCGCGGGGGGCGGGCTCGCCGCGCTGGCAGGCTGTAGCGGCCAGTCGGGCGACGACGGGAACGGCGAAGAAGAGAACGGGGATGAAGAGATCGATCCAACGTATCCCGCTGGCTTCGACGAGAACGGCGTCACAGATGCCGACGAGGCGCTTTCAGGCCACGAGACCGCAATTGCCGACAGATCCGTCGAGGGCCAGACCACGATCGAGCTGACGATACCAGCCGAAGACGACGGGGAAGACCGAATCCAGCAGCTCTCCCTGATGACTCAGGCTGATGGCACTGGGACGGAATTCTCCCGGATCGAACTCACCGAGAGCATCGCAGAGACCTACCGAAGCGGCGACGGCACCGTCTACACGCGGATCGACGACGGCGAGAACGTTCAGTACGAGGCAGAAGAGATCGAAACGCCCGAAGCCGTCTCGCTCGGGACGTTTGGCCCGGCCCTCGCCGCCGCCGATCTCGCACTCGATGACGTCTCCGACGACGACCCACGGCGGCTCACCTACAGTGGTTCCGGCGTCCTCGACGAGGACACCACCTTCGGCGACGTCGAGGACGTCGAGACGCGAATCGTCGTCGACGAGGAGGGTGCGATCCACTCCTTTGGCGTCTCCTACACCGTGCCCGACGGCGCGGACGTCGAGGCGAGTTTCGAGTTTACGTACGACGACGTCACCGTCGACGAGCCGGACTGGCTCGACGAAGCCAGAGGAAAGTAA
- a CDS encoding DUF460 domain-containing protein — protein MSHRTSALDAVVFGIDIQSGDVRGSAPSYALCIYDGESIERDVVSYRKLRRLIDDREPAMLATDNMYELAENKDALVGFLGDLPDGTRLVQVTGDEQPEPLSRVAKRHGVPYGKEPMQEAEAAARLAAGNVGYEVSAFTDTTEVKVSRGRSTGSGGWSEDRFTRRIHGSVKRRAREVESALDEANLEYEKDITEKYGGYSNAIFAVSARPEEIPVSRNRSGDTRVEIERERRDGIEFEPLVKRRDHVVVGIDPGTTTAVAVVSLDGDLLDVLSTRTADTAAVIEWLIERGRPIVVAADVTPMPETVEKIRRSFDAAAWTPESDLPIDTKQHRTREHGYDNDHERDAMAAALFAFDDHEDQFRRIARKVPGEFDRGEVTADVVRNDVSVEAAIDSRREDDEDEEESTEHTPRELTADEKRIRDLERQVERLEDHVESLEGTIDEKDDRIEELEAELTDARREEREKARERREVTRLQRANERLERELAAAEERNETLEGKLERLKELWKLDHSNFADVSAKKKDLIPIKPVEKFTTNALEDAHEQYGLAEDDVIYLRDASGAGRSTAERLVEVQPRAVLKNGGNLSEVADEILFEHDIPVGPVADVRMQEVDELAVARESDVEDVIDDWEDRAEERRKEQTTEMVDQLISEHRADDERDSRATEL, from the coding sequence GTGAGCCATCGAACGAGTGCGCTCGATGCCGTGGTTTTCGGCATCGACATCCAGAGCGGTGACGTGCGCGGATCCGCACCCTCCTACGCGCTGTGTATCTACGACGGCGAGTCGATAGAGCGCGACGTCGTCAGCTACCGCAAGCTCCGGCGGCTGATCGACGACCGCGAGCCGGCGATGCTCGCGACCGACAACATGTACGAACTCGCCGAGAACAAGGACGCCCTCGTCGGGTTTCTCGGCGATCTGCCCGACGGAACCCGGCTGGTGCAGGTCACCGGCGACGAGCAGCCCGAACCGCTCTCGCGGGTCGCCAAGCGCCACGGCGTCCCCTACGGCAAAGAGCCGATGCAAGAAGCCGAGGCCGCGGCGCGACTCGCCGCCGGGAACGTCGGCTACGAGGTGTCGGCGTTCACCGACACGACCGAAGTGAAGGTCTCGCGGGGGCGCTCGACCGGCAGCGGCGGCTGGAGCGAGGATCGGTTCACCCGCCGCATCCACGGCTCGGTCAAGCGCCGGGCCCGCGAGGTAGAGAGCGCGCTCGACGAGGCGAACCTCGAGTACGAAAAGGACATCACCGAGAAGTACGGCGGCTACAGCAACGCTATCTTCGCCGTCAGCGCCCGCCCCGAGGAGATCCCGGTCTCGCGGAACCGCTCGGGTGACACCCGCGTCGAGATCGAGCGCGAGCGCCGGGACGGCATCGAGTTCGAGCCGCTCGTCAAGCGCCGGGACCACGTCGTCGTGGGGATCGACCCCGGCACGACGACCGCAGTCGCCGTGGTCTCGCTCGACGGCGACCTGCTTGACGTGTTGAGCACCCGGACCGCCGACACCGCCGCCGTGATCGAGTGGCTCATCGAGCGCGGGCGGCCGATCGTCGTCGCCGCGGACGTCACGCCGATGCCCGAGACCGTCGAGAAGATCCGCAGGAGCTTCGACGCCGCCGCATGGACGCCAGAGTCCGATCTCCCGATCGACACGAAACAGCACCGCACCCGCGAGCACGGCTACGACAACGACCACGAACGCGACGCGATGGCCGCCGCCCTCTTCGCCTTCGACGACCACGAGGACCAGTTCCGGCGGATCGCCCGCAAGGTGCCCGGCGAGTTCGACCGCGGGGAGGTCACCGCCGACGTCGTGCGCAACGACGTGTCGGTCGAAGCGGCGATCGACAGCCGCCGCGAGGACGACGAGGACGAGGAGGAGTCCACCGAGCACACGCCGCGCGAACTCACCGCCGACGAAAAGCGCATCCGCGATCTGGAACGGCAGGTCGAACGGCTCGAAGACCACGTGGAGAGTCTTGAAGGCACTATCGACGAGAAGGACGACCGGATCGAGGAACTGGAAGCGGAGCTGACCGACGCCCGCCGCGAGGAACGCGAGAAGGCCCGGGAACGCCGCGAGGTTACCCGGCTCCAGCGCGCGAACGAGCGGCTCGAACGCGAACTCGCCGCGGCCGAGGAGCGAAACGAGACCCTCGAAGGCAAGTTGGAGCGGCTCAAGGAGCTCTGGAAGCTCGACCACTCGAACTTCGCCGACGTCTCGGCCAAGAAGAAGGACCTGATCCCGATCAAACCCGTCGAGAAGTTCACCACGAACGCCCTCGAAGACGCCCACGAGCAGTACGGGCTCGCCGAGGACGACGTGATCTACCTCCGGGATGCCAGCGGCGCGGGCCGCAGCACCGCCGAGCGCCTGGTCGAGGTCCAGCCGCGCGCCGTCCTGAAAAACGGCGGCAACCTCTCGGAGGTCGCTGACGAGATCCTCTTCGAGCACGACATTCCGGTGGGGCCGGTCGCGGACGTCCGAATGCAGGAGGTCGACGAGCTCGCGGTCGCCCGCGAATCGGATGTCGAGGACGTGATCGACGACTGGGAGGATCGCGCCGAAGAGCGGCGCAAGGAGCAGACGACCGAGATGGTCGACCAGCTCATCAGCGAGCACCGCGCGGACGACGAACGGGATAGCCGGGCGACGGAACTGTAG
- a CDS encoding TspO/MBR family protein: MSHSTSAGIRGRFDDLDGRDLLALAGFIVGVNVVGALPAVFAGSDTSWIERPWFYPPEIAFPIVWTLLFTLMGLALFLLWRRGIGRRNVKLAFGVFAAQMAINVTWTPVFFGLQEPGWGLAIVLALWVAIVATIYAFDRVDRRAAALLVPYLAWVSFAAVLNFEIWQPSG; the protein is encoded by the coding sequence ATGAGCCACTCGACCTCCGCGGGCATTAGGGGACGATTCGACGACCTCGACGGGCGCGATCTACTCGCACTGGCCGGGTTCATCGTCGGCGTCAACGTCGTCGGCGCGCTGCCGGCCGTCTTCGCGGGCTCAGACACCTCCTGGATCGAACGACCGTGGTTCTACCCACCGGAAATCGCCTTTCCGATCGTCTGGACGCTCCTGTTTACGCTGATGGGCCTCGCCCTCTTTCTCCTCTGGCGTCGCGGGATCGGGCGACGTAACGTCAAGCTCGCATTCGGCGTCTTCGCCGCCCAGATGGCGATCAACGTGACGTGGACGCCGGTCTTTTTTGGCCTGCAAGAGCCGGGCTGGGGACTTGCGATCGTCCTCGCGCTCTGGGTAGCAATCGTCGCGACGATCTACGCCTTTGACCGGGTGGATCGGCGCGCTGCCGCCCTGCTGGTGCCGTATCTGGCGTGGGTGAGTTTTGCGGCGGTGTTGAACTTCGAGATCTGGCAGCCAAGCGGTTGA